A single region of the Pararhodospirillum photometricum DSM 122 genome encodes:
- a CDS encoding long-chain-fatty-acid--CoA ligase → MQHSTSPLPVGPVAALFDQAVQAWPAQPAVDFLGKRYTYREMGDLVNRAARGLQQLGVRKGTRVGLCLPNTPYFVIFYYAILKIGGIVVNYNPLYVERELRHQIEDSGTTVMITLDLRQIYPKVATMLEETCLERIVVCPMSSILPSVKGLLFQVMKRSEMAEIPQDLRHVPFERLIANDGRPRPVEITADTDVAVLQYTGGTTGVPKGAMLSHANVTANTEQLFQWIPEVQQGAERMLGVLPMFHVFAMTVVLNLGVRVGAELILVPRFDLEQVLKLIGRKRPTLFPGVPTLYTAINGAMGRGTWDLSSLKVCISGGAPLPVEVRSRFETLSGCRLVEGYGLSESSPVVTCNPLSGEPRVASIGLPMPRTLVEIRDPLAPKTLLGPNEKGELCVRGPQVMLGYWQRPDETRDIFIDGALRTGDIGYYDQDGYFYLVDRIKDVILCGGYNVYPRVVEEALYRHPAVAEVVVIGIPDEYRGQAPKAFVRLRDGAEATPQDLRAFLTDQLSRIEMPKSIEIRDSLPKTMVGKLSKKELVAEEKARAGAS, encoded by the coding sequence ATGCAGCATTCGACGTCCCCCCTTCCCGTTGGGCCCGTGGCCGCCTTGTTCGATCAGGCGGTGCAGGCGTGGCCCGCGCAGCCCGCCGTGGATTTTTTGGGCAAGCGCTATACCTACCGTGAGATGGGCGATCTTGTGAACCGGGCGGCCCGAGGCTTGCAGCAGCTCGGCGTCAGAAAAGGGACGCGCGTCGGCCTTTGTTTGCCCAACACACCGTATTTCGTGATCTTTTATTATGCGATTCTTAAGATTGGCGGAATCGTTGTGAACTATAACCCGCTCTATGTCGAGCGGGAGTTGCGTCATCAAATCGAGGACTCAGGCACCACGGTGATGATCACCCTCGATTTGCGCCAGATCTACCCCAAGGTCGCCACCATGCTGGAGGAGACCTGTCTGGAGCGCATCGTCGTTTGCCCGATGAGTAGCATTTTGCCCTCGGTCAAGGGCCTGCTCTTCCAGGTGATGAAGCGCTCCGAAATGGCCGAGATCCCCCAAGATCTCCGCCACGTGCCCTTCGAGCGCCTGATCGCCAACGATGGCCGGCCCCGCCCGGTCGAGATTACCGCAGACACCGATGTCGCCGTCTTGCAGTACACCGGCGGTACCACCGGCGTGCCCAAGGGTGCCATGTTGAGCCACGCCAACGTGACCGCCAATACCGAGCAGTTGTTCCAGTGGATCCCCGAAGTCCAGCAAGGTGCAGAGCGCATGCTGGGCGTGCTGCCCATGTTCCATGTCTTTGCCATGACCGTGGTCTTGAACCTGGGCGTGCGCGTTGGCGCCGAACTGATCTTGGTGCCGCGCTTCGATCTGGAGCAGGTGCTTAAGCTTATTGGGCGCAAGCGGCCGACCCTGTTCCCCGGTGTGCCCACCCTCTACACCGCTATCAACGGTGCCATGGGGCGGGGGACCTGGGATCTGTCGTCGCTCAAGGTGTGCATTTCCGGCGGCGCCCCCTTGCCCGTCGAGGTGCGATCGCGCTTCGAGACCCTGTCGGGCTGTCGTCTGGTCGAGGGCTATGGCTTGTCTGAATCCTCGCCGGTCGTGACCTGCAATCCTCTTTCGGGCGAGCCCCGGGTGGCCTCGATCGGCCTGCCCATGCCGCGTACTCTGGTCGAGATCCGCGACCCTCTCGCCCCCAAGACCCTGCTGGGGCCCAACGAAAAGGGCGAGCTGTGCGTGCGGGGGCCGCAGGTTATGTTGGGCTACTGGCAGCGCCCCGACGAGACCCGGGATATCTTTATCGATGGCGCCCTTCGCACCGGTGATATCGGTTATTACGATCAGGATGGTTATTTCTACCTCGTCGATCGCATCAAGGACGTGATCCTCTGTGGCGGCTACAACGTCTATCCCCGCGTCGTCGAGGAAGCCCTCTACCGTCATCCGGCGGTCGCCGAGGTGGTGGTGATCGGCATCCCCGACGAGTATCGCGGCCAGGCGCCCAAGGCGTTTGTTCGGTTGCGCGACGGGGCCGAGGCGACGCCCCAGGATCTGCGGGCCTTCCTGACCGATCAGCTCTCGCGCATTGAAATGCCCAAGAGCATCGAAATTCGTGACAGTTTACCCAAAACGATGGTGGGCAAGTTGTCGAAAAAGGAACTGGTGGCCGAGGAAAAGGCGCGGGCCGGGGCGTCCTGA